The following proteins come from a genomic window of Chaetodon auriga isolate fChaAug3 chromosome 16, fChaAug3.hap1, whole genome shotgun sequence:
- the LOC143334711 gene encoding immunoglobulin superfamily member 6, which yields MEQLFWFSLLLTYLPATESCLSQPNKVIWRKTGQSAVLSCTVSSRCSSTGWQYEWFSFKENSHFRIQPLNNPKYRLDGASLHIKSLHTNDSGIYLCAAVSHGVPARGAQHVGLGTTLVVREKVKIMVRNILLWLFFVLLAIYSLAVMTLIVKKHGCNISVCRRMRKTERDSSTKKKQFRDVLQEMYSRENLEKQKQTASRNRSQAEAASTDLNISTDDIYQNV from the exons ATGGAgcagttgttttggttttctctcCTGCTCACCTACCTGCCAGCAACAG AGAGCTGCTTATCGCAGCCGAACAAGGTGATTTGGCGGAAAACAGGACAAAGTGCTGTCCTCTCTTGTACCGTCAGTTCACGTTGTTCGTCCACAGGCTGGCAGTATGAGTGGTTTTCTTTCAAAGAGAACTCCCATTTTCGCATACAGCCACTTAACAATCCAAAGTACAGGCTGGACGGCGCCTCTTTACACATCAAGTCACTTCATACTAATGACAGTGGGATCTACCTCTGTGCTGCAGTATCGCATGGAGTCCCAGCACGTGGCGCACAGCATGTAGGGTTGGGTACAACGCTTGTAGTGAGGG agaAAGTTAAAATAATGGTGAGGAACATccttctgtggttgttttttgtcCTCTTGGCCATCTACAGTTTGGCAGTCATGACACTGATTGTAAAGAAG CACGGCTGCAATATCAGTGTCTGCAGAAGGATGCGCAAAACTGAAAGG GATAGctcaactaaaaaaaaacaattccgTGATGTGCTGCAAGAGATGTACAGCAGAGAGAATttggagaaacagaaacaaactgcaAGCAGAAACCGTTCTCAAGCTGAG GCTGCAAGCACTGACCTCAACATCTCAACCGATGACATCTATCAAAACGTCTAA
- the mfsd13al gene encoding transmembrane protein 180-like, producing the protein MTMDEKAAPGVHNGRMSIGRRLISFGLNPAALAYAMTTLGSGMINNIFSFYYVKLFINKYKISEGAFHQSQVVYMVWNAVNDPLFGYLQDNSRVPCCSQRRLSILYGAPLYSLTFLIAWFPWRSYAPGDWLSGLHLMVALCAFDAMLTFVLLAQCALFAEISSHHQSRLRLVKYSQVASLIGSSSVLFCGVLSNNMEDFAAFQAFAVFIAILSCGSMLYTGYHSESRFDNKGSESDALCSAEQTSHQSSFSFSMLRALMWQILTNRDFQHFVLMNFCQVFMLAFFNNFTMIFAEHLIPPDVLPSLAKSIMYGAGFICPQLLVLSCQSLLRDIGYYRIILFTFYLEAAMGAVMLALGPQHYYILAFFLTVNMVIIQAAFSLFGLPLADIIDTDLQKYKRSSPLSSMVFGTNALFTKPAQSLAPMIVLNILNQFGYEQLKDAGRNSDPSALESLLTVMFYLVCLAPMCIASLQVLTWRRFSIRSSHTVDAKYVDS; encoded by the exons ATGACCATGGACGAGAAAGCTGCTCCAGGTGTGCACAACGGAAGAATGAGTATAGGTCGACGTCTGATCAGCTTTGGGCTCAATCCTGCAGCTCTGGCTTATGCCATGACTACGCTGGGATCTGGCATGATAAACAACATATTCAGCTTCTACTATGTGAAACTCTTCATCAATAAGTACAAGATATCAGAGGGAGCTTTCCACCAATCACAG GTGGTTTACATGGTGTGGAACGCTGTCAATGACCCTCTCTTTGGCTACCTGCAAGACAATTCGCGGGTGCCCTGCTGCTCTCAGCGGCGTCTCTCCATCCTGTATGGTGCTCCCCTCTACTCGCTGACTTTCCTTATAGCCTGGTTCCCGTGGCGGTCCTACGCCCCTGGAGACTGGTTGAGCGGCTTACACTTGATGGTGGCGCTGTGTGCTTTTGACGCCATGCTGACGTTTGTGCTGTTGGCACAATGTGCACTGTTTGCAGAGATATCCAGCCACCATCAGAGCCGGCTGAGACTTGTAAAGTACAGCCAG GTTGCCTCTCTCATTGGCTCCTCCAGCGTCCTCTTCTGTGGTGTGCTGTCCAACAACATGGAGGACTTTGCGGCCTTCCAAGCCTTCGCAGTGTTTATCGCCATCCTGAGCTGTGGCAGCATGCTCTACACAGGCTACCACAGCGAGAGCCGCTTTGATAACAAAGGATCTGAATCAGATGCGCTGTGCTCTGCTGAGCAGACTTCTCATCAATCCTCATTTTCCTTCTCCATGTTAAGAGCTTTGATGTGGCAGATCCTGACCAACAGGGACTTCCAGCATTTTGTGCTCATGAACTTCTGCCAGGTTTTCATGTTAGCTTTCTTTAATAATTTTACCATGATATTTGCTGAGCACCTGATTCCCCCAGATGTGCTTCCGTCTCTGGCCAAGAGCATCATGTACGGAGCGGGATTCATCTGTCCGCAG CTGTTAGTATTGAGCTGTCAGAGTCTCCTCCGTGATATCGGCTACTACAGGATCATCCTCTTCACCTTCTACCTCGAGGCTGCAATGGGAGCTGTGATGCTAGCGCTCGGTCCTCAGCACTACTATATCCTGGCATTTTTCCTCACCGTTAACAT GGTCATAATCCAAGCAGCCTTCAGCCTGTTTGGTTTGCCTTTGGCCGACATCATTGACACAGATCTGCAGAAGTACAAGCGCag TTCCCCACTCTCCTCCATGGTGTTTGGGACGAACGCTCTGTTCACTAAGCCGGCTCAGTCTCTGGCCCCTATGATAGTGCTTAATATCCTCAACCAGTTTGGATATGAACAGCTGAAGGATGCAGGAAGGAATTCAGATCCAAG CGCCCTGGAGAGCCTCCTCACCGTCATGTTCTACTTGGTGTGTCTGGCGCCCATGTGCATCGCTTCTCTGCAGGTCCTGACTTGGAGGCGGTTTTCCATACGTAGCAGTCACACTGTCGATGCAAAGTATGTTGACAGCTAA
- the cdr2a gene encoding cerebellar degeneration-related protein 2 encodes MLTDMILEEEFEKNGEPWYDPQDLEHDLHLAAELGKTLLDRNHELEQALQQMYSTNQEQLQEIEYLTKQVDLLRQMNDQHAKVYEQLDMAARDLEQGNKRLVQDNRLAQQKIHSLTEAIEGLQTYMEDLQTQVEELKAAHAERNMRDLAEQRRSLGAQSVSCLKELYDLHQDRHVAHDSLGTDGLWSPRGSFSGRDGHQDPEEENQALQRTVQTLQSQIAAERSRREAAERESELTVMENRGLEERLALLDGCRARQKELEAEVEQLRLLWRADCANSVRRPDQLLLPDTVFFAPEERSSSGQEEMEEKVKKDEEQRRYSRQRCNSDSVLRATNPDEIRRGHEQLCIRRAEAVKQRGISLLNEVDAQYSALQVKYDELLRRCQQATDELSHKAVQTSNSPFGSSRTRRRLSSSSALSDLTVVLEDGQQPEYKALFNEIFTCIQKTKEDLSENRRPVKDSDSQGSAK; translated from the exons ATGTTGACTGACATGATTTTGGAGGAAGAGTTTGAGAAGAATGGAGAGCCTTGGTACGACCCGCAGGACCTGGAGCACG ATCTCCATTTGGCAGCAGAGCTGGGAAAAACCCTCCTCGACAGGAACCACGAGCTGGAGCAGGCCCTGCAGCAGATGTACTCCACCAaccaggagcagctgcaggagataGAG TACCTGACCAAGCAGGTGGACCTGCTGCGTCAGATGAACGACCAGCACGCCAAAGTGTATGAGCAGCTAGACATGGCTGCCAGGGATCTGGAGCAAGGCAACAAGAGACTAGTGCAGGACAACCGCCTGGCCCAGCAGAAGATCCACAG tcTAACAGAAGCCATTGAAGGCCTTCAGACCTACATGGAGGACCTGCAGACTCAGGTGGAGGAGCTAAAAGCTGCCCACGCAGAGCGAAACATGAGAGACCTGGCAGAGCAGCGCCGCAGCCTCGGAGCACAGAGTGTGTCCTGTCTCAAAGAGCTGTATGACTTACACCAGGACAG GCATGTAGCCCACGATAGTCTGGGCACGGATGGACTCTGGTCACCACGGGGTTCTTTCTCTGGCCGAGACGGTCACCAAGACCCGGAGGAGGAGAACCAGGCTCTCCAGCGCACCGTCCAGACCCTTCAGAGCCAGATAGCTGCGGAGAGGAGCCGCAGGGAGGCTGCAGAGCGGGAGAGTGAGCTGACAGTCATGGAGAACAGAGGCCTGGAGGAGCGGCTGGCCCTGCTGGACGGCTGCCGGGCCAggcagaaggagctggaggccgAGGTGGAGCAGCTGCGGCTTCTGTGGCGTGCTGACTGTGCCAACAG TGTCAGAAGACCGGACCAGCTGCTGTTGCCCGATACAGTATTCTTTGCCCCAGAAGAAAGATCCAGCTCCGgccaggaggagatggaggagaaggtaaaaaaggatgaggagcagagaagatACAGCCGTCAGAGGTGTAACAGCGACAGCGTTTTGAGAGCGACGAACCCAGACGAGATTCGCCGTGGTCACGAGCAGCTATGTATAAGGCGAGCGGAGGCAGTGAAACAGAGGGGCATCTCTCTGCTCAACGAGGTGGATGCACAGTACAGCGCACTGCAG GTGAAATATGACGAGCTGCTGCGGCGGTGCCAGCAGGCAACAGACGAGCTCAGCCATAAAGCCGTCCAGACCTCCAACAGTCCCTTTGGGAGCAGCCGGACCCGCCGCCGCCTGTCCAGCTCATCTGCACTGTCTGACCTGACGGTGGTTCTGGAAGACGGCCAGCAGCCCGAGTACAAGGCTCTCTTCAACGAGATCTTCACCTGCATCCAGAAGACCAAAGAGGACCTCAGCGAGAACAGGCGTCCAGTCAAGGACAGTGATTCCCAGGGCTCTGCCAAATGA
- the sdr42e2 gene encoding putative short-chain dehydrogenase/reductase family 42E member 2 yields MKQEFSDHLLTEGKPPPMESDWPPLPPIPETSMELCRPNMSESAGSLCQVEPLPHHSVPLCRLQACGHHMHSLPQLTHQPWVNHPAPTVASSPAVALRHRVNGATVAGCSSQECAASRLGEEAALARGACTGKVLVTGGGGYFGSRLGRELARQGMTVILLDINKPPCDIPDGAIFCQSDIRDYSSLFKVCEGVDCIFHTASYGMSGPEQLRKEQVESVNVGGTNNVINVCKERSIPRLVYTSTINVVFTGKPIEECDEASMPFVPPDVHIDHYSRTKAIAEQMVLSADGGSLKGGGLLRTCVLRPCGIYGPDERRHLHRVMVNVERRLFIFRFGDPRARMNWVHVDNLVLAHTLAAEALTLQRSFVSSAQVYFINDGVSVNLFEWLTPLFENLGYSRPLITLPVSVVCLAAKLVEYLHVVLRPVVEVPLLFTQSEVRSITVSHTFKIDKARRELGYSPKPYNLVDCVEQYLKTRQPRSGWSPVSLPWTSQLPRPLVLLLLLGLSLVLLMLSCTLCQN; encoded by the exons ATGAAGCAGGAGTTCAGTGACCATCTACTCACCGAGGGAAAGCCCCCTCCTATGGAATCTGATTGGCCACCCTTGCCACCCATACCTGA GACCTCTATGGAGCTGTGCCGTCCCAACATGAGTGAGAGTGCAGGCTCTCTGTGCCAGGTGGAGCCGCTTCCCCACCACAGTGTCCCCCTTTGTCGCCTGCAAGCCTGTGGACACCACATGCACAGCCTCCCCCAGCTCACCCACCAGCCGTGGGTCAACCACCCGGCCCCGACCGTCGCCTCCAGCCCGGCCGTGGCCCTCCGCCACAGGGTAAATGGGGCCACGGTGGCCggctgcagcagccaggagTGTGCTGCCTCCAGGCTGGGAGAGGAGGCGGCACTGGCCAGGGGCGCCTGCACAGGGAAGGTGTTGgtgacaggaggaggtggataCTTTGGGTCCAGGCTGGGGAGAGAACTAGCCAGACAGGGGATGACAGTGATCCTGCTGGACATAAACAAGCCTCCCTGTGATATCCCTGATGGAGCGATCTTCTGTCAG AGTGACATCCGGGACTATTCCTCCCTCTTTAAGGTGTGTGAAGGGGTTGACTGTATATTCCACACGGCGTCTTACGGCATGTCTGGACCAGAACAG ctgaGGAAAGAGCAGGTGGAGTCGGTCAACGTTGGCGGAACCAATAATGTCATAAATG TGTGTAAGGAGAGAAGCATCCCCAGGCTGGTGTATACCAGTACCATCAATGTGGTGTTTACAGGGAAACCAATTGAGGAGTGTGATGAGGCCTCAATGCCGTTTGTGCCCCCTGATGTA CACATCGACCACTACTCCAGAACTAAAGCGATTGCCGAGCAGATGGTGCTCTCTGCCGACGGAGGCTCCCTGAAAG GTGGAGGCCTCCTCCGGACCTGCGTCCTGCGGCCCTGTGGCATCTACGGACCAGATGAGAGGAGGCACCTTCACAGAGTGATG GTGAATGTGGAGCGTCGCTTGTTCATCTTCAGGTTTGGTGACCCCCGGGCGCGGATGAACTGGGTGCATGTAGATAACCTGGTGCTGGCACACACGCTGGCAGCCGAGGCGCTCACACTGCAGAGGAGCTTTGTCTCT AGCGCGCAGGTCTATTTCATTAATGATGGAGTGTCAGTCAATCTGTTTGAGTGGTTGACACCGCTG TTTGAAAATCTGGGCTACAGCAGACCGCTGATAACTCTGCCTGTTTCAGTCGTCTGTTTAGCAG cTAAACTGGTAGAATATTTACATGTCGTTCTGAGACCTGTGGTAGAAGTgcctctcctcttcacacaAAGTGAG gtgaggagcataacAGTGAGCCACACCTTCAAGATCGACAAGGCCCGTCGAGAGCTGGGTTACAGTCCGAAGCCCTACAACCTGGTGGACTGTGTGGAGCAGTACCTGAAGACCAGACAGCCTCGCTCCGGCTGGTCTCCTGTCAGCCTCCCCTGGACCTCCCAGCTGCCCCGACCCctcgtcctgctgctgctgctgggtctCAGTCTGGTGCTACTGATGCTATCCTGCACCCTCTGTCAGAACTAA